Proteins encoded in a region of the Zea mays cultivar B73 chromosome 4, Zm-B73-REFERENCE-NAM-5.0, whole genome shotgun sequence genome:
- the LOC100273059 gene encoding GDSL esterase/lipase At5g45910 precursor: MGGSSAMLAVLAVVVLAAVGGADAAAESSEASAKGRYHALFNFGDSLADAGNLIQNGTPDILATARLPYGQTYFGRATGRCSDGRLVIDHLAQEFGLPLLPPSKATNASFAYGANFAITGATALDTPYFEAKGLGAVIWNSGALMTQIQWFRDLKPFFCNTTQACKKFFAKALFVVGEFGGNDYNAPLFAGMGIPEVYKFMPDVIQGISDGIEALIAEGAVEMIVPGVMPTGCFPVYLNMLDEPKEGYGSRSGCVRRYNTFSWVHNAHLKAMLKKLRAKHPNVRIIYGDYYTPVVQFMLQPEKFGFAKQLPRACCGAPSTPEKAAYNFNVTAKCGEPGATACADPTTHWSWDGIHLTEAAYRHIAKGWLYGPFADQPIIQSS, translated from the exons ATGGGAGGAAGCAGCGCGATGCTCGCCGTGTTGGCGGTGGTGGTTCTTGCGGCGGTCGGCGGCGCTGACGCCGCGGCGGAATCGAGTGAGGCGTCGGCCAAGGGGAGGTACCACGCGCTCTTCAATTTCGGGGACTCGCTAGCCGACGCTGGCAACCTCATCCAGAACGGCACCCCGGACATCCTGGCCACCGCGCGCCTGCCCTACGGCCAGACCTACTTCGGCAGGGCCACCGGCCGCTGCTCCGACGGACGCCTCGTCATCGACCACCTCG CACAAGAGTTTGGCCTGCCGCTGCTGCCGCCGTCCAAGGCCACGAACGCCAGCTTCGCGTACGGCGCCAATTTCGCCATCACCGGCGCCACCGCGCTCGACACGCCCTACTTCGAGGCCAAGGGGCTCGGTGCCGTCATCTGGAACTCCGGAGCGCTCATGACCCAAATCCAGTGGTTCCGTGATCTCAAGCCTTTCTTCTGCAACACAACGCAGG CATGCAAGAAATTCTTTGCCAAGGCGCTGTTTGTGGTCGGTGAGTTTGGCGGCAATGACTACAATGCACCCCTCTTTGCGGGCATGGGCATCCCAGAGGTTTACAAATTCATGCCGGATGTCATCCAGGGCATCTCTGACGGTATTGAG GCACTGATTGCTGAGGGGGCTGTGGAGATGATTGTGCCTGGTGTTATGCCCACTGGCTGCTTCCCAGTGTACTTGAACATGCTTGATGAGCCCAAAGAGGGATATGGCTCCCGCAGTGGGTGTGTCCGCCGGTACAACACATTCTCCTGGGTGCACAATGCACATCTCAAGGCCATGCTTAAGAAGCTCCGGGCTAAGCATCCCAATGTGAGGATCATATATGGCGATTACTACACTCCAGTTGTCCAGTTCATGCTTCAGCCTGAGAAGTTTG GTTTTGCCAAACAACTGCCTAGGGCATGTTGTGGGGCTCCATCGACTCCTGAGAAAGCAGCTTACAACTTCAATGTCACGGCCAAATGCGGTGAGCCTGGTGCGACTGCCTGTGCTGATCCGACAACCCATTGGAGCTGGGATGGCATTCACCTGACGGAGGCTGCGTACCGCCATATCGCTAAAGGCTGGTTATACGGGCCTTTTGCGGACCAACCAATCATCCAATCCTCATGA